A window of Bacteroidota bacterium genomic DNA:
GTCGGGCGTGTCCGAAGAGGGCGGGGAAACAGTGGGCCAAGATACGCCCGCTAGAACGCCTCGTCCCGCCGCGCCATTGCCCGCGGTGCGGTGAGACGGTGGACGGTGAGACGGCAGACAGAGGGCAGCGGAGGAGGACCCTAAACCGTCCTCGCCCCCCGCCTTCAGGCGATCAGCGGCGCGATGACGAGCGCGACGACGGCGATCAGCCCACGCGAGGATGTTCAGGCTCGGACCCGACGCGTCCTTGAGCGGGTCCGCTGACGGGGTTGGAACCCTCGGACTACCCCCTCGTTCTGGTCGCTATCAAATCGATAGCATTCCGCCAGCATGGCCCAACTCCTCATTCGCAACCTCAGCGCCGATACGGTCGAGCGCCTCAAGGTTCGGGCGCAAGCGCGCAACCGCTCTCTGGAGGCCGAGACGCGCCGCATCCTTGAGCAGGCTGCCGCCGTCGACGCCGAGGACTTCTGGGCACGGGCTGATGCATTTCGCCACCGGCTTTCGGCCGACGGCGGTCTGGGTACGGACAGCGCAGCCGACATCCGGGAGGGCCGGGACCGGTGAGCCTGGTCGTCGTGGACGCGAGCGTAGCTGCGAAGTGGCTCTTCGAGGAGGAGCACAGCGAGGCGGCTGCCCGGCTCCGCGCGCCCGGCTTCGACCTTCACGCTCCCGACTTCGTGCAGGTCGAACTGGTGAACCTCGTCGCCAAGAACGAGCGGCGGGGCATCCTCACCCATGCGGAGGCCCACGACGCTGCCCGGCTCGTCCACGCCCTCCCGCTTCAGTCCTACGCGTGGCAGGACCTGCTCGGCCCGGCCTTCGAGCTGGCGATAGAGACAAAGCGTAGCGTCTACGACTGTCTCTACCTCGCCCTCGCGGATGCGCTCGGCGGCGCCCTCGTGACCGCCGACCGGAAGTTCTACGACGCGCTCCAAGCTACTTCGCGCGCCGCGCGCCTCCTCTGGGTCGAGGACATTCCAGCCTGACGCACAAAGCCCGGCCCTGCGCGCAGCAGAACCGGGCTTCTTCCGGTGAGACGGTGGGCGGCGAGACCCTTTCCGGCTTGCTATTCCGACGTTCTAGCGCAACAACGTCACGCGCGAAGTCTCGGCGAAGCGCTCGGCCGCTCCCGTCGCCGTCAGGCGCACAACGTAAACACCTGCGGGCAGCCCACGCCCATCGAGGCGTGCAGCGTGGTGTCCGGCCTCGTACGGTCCCTTAGCCAGGTCGGTGACTGCACGTCCGAGGAGGTCGTAGAGCGTTAGGCGAACCTCGGCCGCCTCGGGCAACGCGAACGAGACCACTGCTTCGCCCCTCGACGGGTTCGGGGTGACGCCCGAGAGCGCGTAGGCCTCGGGCGGCGACGCCCCCGCTCCTGCCTCAACCTCGACCTCGGACTCACTCGGGCGGCTGTGGCTGTAGAAGAGTTGGTTCGTGGTAGATTTCCGTGTACCGTCGCTATCTCTGGCGCTCAAGCGCAGGCGTAGTCCGGTGACCGAAGAATGGTCGTTGACGGTGAAGTTGCTGAGCGAGGAGGTAGTGCTAGCCTGCACCCAGGCGTTGCACGTCGGGGCGCTCGGGCCGAAGGGGACACCGCCACCATCCTGCTCCACTGCGAGGTTTGCGTCGGAACCAGTTCCTTTGCTGAAGCAGACTGGGCGGGTGCCACCGCAGCCAGGAGGTGGGGTGTTGCAGGTATAGAAATACTCCCACTCGTAGCTGTAGGGGGGTCTGCCCCCGCTGACGCCGGCGGTCCAGACATAGGTCTGTCCGCCCTGCACAATATCGGGGCCATTGATCCTCACGTTCAAACGTCGCACGTTGCGGCTCGGTGGGTTGGCCGATTCTCCTGCCTCATTGAATGCCGTAATGGAGTACGTCCCGTCGGCTCCGTTGAAAGTGTGAGAGGTTGTTTGGGGAGAAACAGTAGCGACTGGTGTACTGCCCCGATAAATCCTGTACCCGGCAGGTCCATTCGCATAGAAGGGGCTCGACGCGTACGTCTGCGGTTCCCACCTCAGTGTTATCGAACCAGACGACGACGAGCCTCTGAGGTTTTTGACCTGCGGAGCAAGCATCTTCAATGGAGCCGGCGGAGGATCCCCGAAATCACATTCTATGATCGGGAAGCCTGGGCATAGCATAGAGTTATATACCTGTCCGACAGAATTTTGGACATCCGCATCTAGCCCATTGTTGAACTCATTCATAAGGTCGAGAGCACCAACAGTGTCAAAGATTGACGCTCCGGTTGTGCGGACGGTCTCGAAGAGGCGGAGTTGATATCCGCTCACATCGTCATTATCACCAGAATCATATCGGAAAGATTCGAAGGCTCCTCCGTTGTAGCCATCGTAGAGATTCCACAGAAGGCAAGCCGTCGCGGAGTTCTCCGGCTCGGTCGTCCGGTAGCTGATCCCGAGGAAGCGCGGCGAATCGAAGGGTCCCCTTTCCAGATTAGAATCGAATACGTTGAGGTCATCTCCGTACTGATCGTTGGCATAGTTCCGCGTGGCAAAGGAGTAGAAAATGGCCCACCCTTCGCGGACATAGCTCTCCCGCAGCCCGTACCGTACAGCATCACGTCCCCACATGTTGTAGCTCGCATAATGACCATACTCGTGTGCGATCGTGTCGAAGGTGACGCCGTTATCTGGATTGATTTGGATTAGCGCGGTAGGCAGCGGATTGTAGAGCAAAAACCTGCCAGGTGCACTCAGGCCTGGTTCCAGATTTACTCGGACTGGAGGAAGCGAAAAAGGCGGGGTGCCTCCGTAGCGCGTAATGGCAAAGTCACGGGCCAATGCCATGTAGCGAAGGATCGCACCGTAGTTCATGTTTACCGTCGCGTCGTCATACCCGCTGACCGTCGTACTGCTGGCGTCAATTGGGAAGGTCGCGCTCTCGGCTAGCGAGAACGTCGCGCGGACGAGTGTGCCGTTGATGTTATAGAGGGCGAGACCACCCGGCGGGGGCACCATGTCGGCGGCGTAGCTGAACGAAGAGGGGACGACGACGATCTGGTCGAACGCGCTGAGATCTCCGTTGAGCGTAAAGTTGAACGAGAAGCGCCCCTCGTCGTCGAGGTCGTCGTACGTCTTATGCCGCACGTCAGGGCCGGCGGGTTTGTAGAGGTAGCTGTAGCTGAAGGGGTCCGACGAGTCACGGAAATAGAGCCGAACGGTAGCATTGTAGAGACCCCGTACTCCAAACTCAGGATCAGGTGTCGGGGTGAGAATTTTCCCGCTAAGGGAGATGGTGTAGGTCGTGCGCCCGCTGCTTTCATCCACGACGTGCTCTTGGTCTAGCGTAGTCCGCTTCTCTTCAGTACCGGGCGCATCCCATGTGTACACCCGAGCCTCTGACGCCTCGCTTTCGACGCTGAGATAGCGCGACGCGCTTGGATGCACCTCAGGCGAAACATCCAGGGCGGCAACGGAGACGGAGACGAGCGAACCGCCAACTCCTTCGACTCTCATGGTACGACGCACTGTTCGGGTCTGTCCTGCGACGAGTTGGACTGGCTGCCGCAAGACCCTCTCGCTGCCCTGATACCCGACGGGGGTGATGGAACCTGGGAAGCGGAGTGTGACCTCGCCGTTCCCACTTACGTGCGCGTGATAGCGAAGCTCAAGCTCGACCGTACTTCCCGCCGTCGGCTCGCCCACGAGGCCGAGGTGCTCGATCTCGACGGCGAGTTCTTCGGTGGGCAACGTGCATCCAGTGGAATCGGCCTCCTGAGCGTAGACCGGGCCAGCACCGGCAGTGCAGAGAAGCAGAAAGGCAAAGGTATAACGAGGTATCATCAGTTGCTGTGTTTTCGGTTGTCGGTTCAGTTGACGTCTTTGAGGACGTAGACGGAGTAGGCTCCGCTCACCCCGCTGCCGGGGAGGTCTACGACCGCGCTACTATAGGCGATGTGTCGACCGTCCGGGCTCCAGTCCGCCGTGAGTTGCACCGAGTGCCCCCCCGCCTCCGTGTTCACATCGAGCACGCGCTTCTGCCACGTCTGCGCGTCCAACACCCCCACCTCCGAGACATCGTTAGCTGCTCCGGCCGCTCGCCATGCCCCGTAAGGGAAGTGGACGTAGAGTACGCGGTCTCCGTTCGGACTGTATCGCAACCACAATCCGTTGACCCGCTGCTCCGACGGATCGAACGCCACGCCGAGCGTATCCACCCGCGCTGCTGCCCCCCCCGCGAGATCGTAGCGCCCGATTATCGGCGGTAGCCTCTCGACGAATCCTTCGCGTTGTCGCTCGCGCGAGATCGGAAAGAGCAACGTTCGCCCGTCCGGGCTGAGGTCGAAGCCGTTGACGGTCTCCGACGGACCAAGTGGCGTGGTGTGCCGGAGCACGAGGCTGTCGCGGCCCGTCGCTGGGTCGAGGAGATAGTAACCCGGTACTTGCTCGGGATCGCCGCCAGTCTGAGAATAGTGGCCGTACGCGTAATAGACTAGTCTCCCTGCGCCGCCGAGCGGACCAGCAGGGAGGTAGACGGCGCTGGAGACGTTGCGCGTAGAGTCAACGAGGAGGCGCGAGGTACCGGCGGCTGTGTCGAACTCGTGGAGCGCACCCGCAGAGCCGTCGGCCCAGTTCGAGCGGACGTACAAAACGCTTTCCCCAGACTCAGCCGCGTGAGCATAGAAACCCCGAGAAGGGCTGGTCAGGCTATTATCCTCCACAACGCGGAAGCTTTCATCAAGCACGAGACGACGAAGCGGGTTCATCGCGAAAAGCCCATCGCGACTCCACGAGACGTAAGCATAGTACCCTCGATCAAACAGATCGTGCTGCGGACAGCATTGGCGCACCTCAACGATGTTTGAGTTGATCTCGGAGTCTTCGTCGAAGACATCGCAGCCTGCGAGTCCGAGACCTAGCAAAGCCAGCAGCAGGAAGTCTATTCGTCCCATGGAGAGGAGCGCGGTTGTAGTTGGTGAGTCGAGACCGTAAACGGTGGGACAGTCAAACCTCTACTGTCCCACCGCCTTCACCGAACTCAAGCAATTAGCGGCGCGATGACGAGCGCGACGACCGCGATCAGCTTGACGAGGATGTTCAGGCTCGGGCCCGACGTGTCCTTGAGCGGGTCGCCCACGGTGTCACCCACGACAGCGGCCTTGTGGACCTCGGTGCCCTTGCCGTAGGTCGTGCCGTCGAAGCTGACGCCGCCCTCGATGCGCTTCTTGGCGTTGTCCCACGCGCCGCCGGCGTTCGACTGGAAGATCGCCATGAGCACGCCCGAGACCGTCACGCCGACAAGCAAGCCGCCGAGCATGTTCTTGTCGATGAACCCGATGATGACAGGAACCGTCACGGCAAGGAGACCTGGCAGGACCATCTCGCGGATCGCAGCCGCGGTCGAGATGTCGACGCAGCGCTTGTGGTCGGCTTTGGCCGTGCCTTCGCGGAGGCCCTGGATCTCGGCGAACTGGCGACCGACCTCCTTGATCATGTCGCCGGCCGCGCGGCCGACGGCACCCATCGCCATCGCCGAGAACACGAACGGCAGCATCGCGCCAAGGAGGACGCCGGAGAGGATGATCGGGTTGGCGACGTTGATCGCCTCGATCCCGGCCTGCTGCATGAAGGCCGCGAAGAGCGCGAGCGCTGTCAGCGCCGCCGAGCCAATCGCGAAGCCCTTGCCGATGGCGGCGGTCGTGTTGCCGACGGCGTCGAGCGTGTCGGTGCGGTCGCGGACCTCGGGCGGGAGCTCGGCCATCTCGGCGATACCACCGGCGTTGTCCGAGATCGGTCCGTAGGCGTCGACGGCGAGCTGGATCCCGGTCACGCTCAGCATCCCGAGCGCGGCAATCGCGATCCCGTAGAGCCCGGCGAAGGAGTACGCCCCGATGATGGCGAGGACGAGGACGAGCGTCGGGCCGCCGGTCGAGTACATCCCGACCCCGAGGCCGGCGATGATGTTGGTCGCCGAGCCGGTGATGCTCTGCTTGGCGATGCCGGTGACGGGCTTGGTGTGGGTCGCGGTGTAGTACTCCGTGATGAGGCCAATCGCCGTGCCCGAGGCGAGGCCGATCACGACGGCGAAGAAGATCTTGAGCGAGGTGTACTCGAACGCGCCGACGATGGGGGTCTCGGCGCTGAACTGGGCCGGGAGCATGAACCCGATGATGAAGAACGACAGGACGGCCATGATAGCTGCCGCGCCGAACTCGCCGATGTTGAGCCCGCGCTGCGGGTTGCCGCCCTCCTTCACCTTGACGAAGAACGAGCCGACGATCGAGACCACGATCCCGACGGCGGCGAGGACGAGCGGGAGGAGCACCGCGCCGAGCGGCATCGCGCCCTCGGCGGCGAGCGTCGGGATGAAGGCCGCGCCGAGCACCATCGTCCCGATGATCGAGCCGACGTAGCTCTCGAAGAGGTCGGCCCCCATGCCGGCCACGTCGCCCACGTTATCGCCCACGTTGTCGGCGATCGTCGCCGGGTTGCGGGGATCGTCTTCGGGGATGCCTTCATAGACCTTGCCCGCGAGGTCGGCCCCGACGTCGGCGGCCTTGGTGTAGATGCCGCCGCCGACGCGCGCGAAGAGGGCGATGGACGAGGCACCGAGCGAGAAGCCGGCGAGGACGTTGATGACCGTCCCGATGCTCTCGGCGAGCATGGCGGTGCTGGAGGTGTCGAGGAACAGGCCCTGGTACACGATGAAGAGCACGCCGAGGCCGAGGATACCGAGGCCGACGACGGAGAGCCCCATCACGAGACCGCCCGCGAAGGCGACGTTGAGCGCCGGGCCGAGGCCGGTCCGCGCGGCGTTCGTGGTGCGGACGTTGGCCTTCGTGGCGACGCGCATCCCGACGAAGCCGGCGAGGGCCGAGCAGAACGCCCCGACGATGAACGAGAGCGCGATCAGCGGCGAGGAGTCGGCGCGGCCCATGTTGGCGAAGGCCAGGAGCGCCGCCACGGCGATGACGAAGATGGAGAGCACGCGGTACTCGCGGCGCAGGAACGCCTGCGCGCCCTCGGCGATGTCGTTGGCGATCTCCGCCATGCGCTCGGTCCCGACGTCCTGCTTGCCGACCCACTGCGCCCGGATGAAGGCGTAGCCAATGGCCAGGGCACCGGCAATCGGGATGAGGAAGGTGAGTAGTTGCTCGTCCATGTGTAGAGTGGTTCTGGGTGAGGGAAAGGGGTTGGATGACGCGTTGTAACGGGCGATGCGTGAGGTTAGGCGTCGCCGAGGACGCCCGACCTCACGCATCACTTCCGGTTGTACCGGTTCATGGCCGCCGTCAGGCCCTCGCGAACGAACGCGAGCGCCGCTTCGGTCGCGGTCGCTACGGCGTCCTCGATCACGGGCTGCTCGTCGCGGCCGAAGGGCGCGAGCACGTAGTCGACCTGCCGGCCGCGCGAGAAGCTAGACCCTATGCCGACGCGCAGACGGGGGAAATTCGACGAATTGAGCCGGTCGATGATGTCCTGCACGCCGTTGTGCCCGCCCGCCGAGCCGCCGGGCCGGAGCCGGACGCGGCCGAGGTCGAGCGCGAGGTCGTCGTAGACCACGAGGAGGTCCTCGACCTCGACGCGGGCGAGGGCGACGAGCTTCCGGGCCGCCGTCCCGCTGCGGTTCATGAAGTCGAGCGGCTTGGCGACGCCGAGCGGCGTCCCGCGGTAGCTCCCCCACGCGCTCGCGAACGGTCCGCCGCCGATCTCGAACGCGAGCCCGGCCTTGCGCGCGACGGCGTCGGCGACCATGAACCCGGCGTTGTGGCGGGTGCCCTCGTAGTCCGGCCCGGGGTTGCCGAGCCCGATGATGATTCGCTTCGCCCGAGGCATTGTCCAAGCGTCGAATGACGAACGACGAGCGACGAACCAGAGAAAGGCTCGTCACTCGCCGCTCGTCGTTCGGACCTCGAATCAGTTGTCTTCGGACTCGCCTTCGGCCCCGGCGTCGGCAGCGGCCTCGGCCTGCTCGCCGTCGGCAGCCTCGGCACCGTCCTCGCCTTCGAGCAGGAGGCCGTCTTCCTCCTCCGGCTCCTCTTCGGCGCGCGGCGCGGTGATGCTGACGACCGTCCGGGCCTCGTCGGTCAGAACTTCGACGTTCTCGACCTCGAGCACGGCGACGTGGACCGAGTCGCCGATCTCGAGGTCGGTGACGTCGACCTCGACCTGGCCGGGGATGTCGCGCGGGAGGCAGCGGATCTCGAGCTCGTTGAGCGGCTGCGAGAGGATGCCGCCCGCCTTGACGCCGGCCGCGATGCCGACGGTGACGACCGGGACCGTCATGTCGAGCGTCTCGCCCGCCGTCAGCGCGAGGAAGTCCATGTGGATCGGCACATCGGTGACCGGGTGGAAGTCGATGTTCTTGACGATCGCGTCGTGCGACTCGCCGTCGACCGTGACCGAGACGACGTGGGTCTCGGCGGTGTAGATCAGCGAGCGCAGGCCGAGGATCGGCACGCGGAAGTGGACCGGGTCGGTGTGCTGCCCGTAGAGCACGCAGGGCACCTCTTCGGCGCGGCGAATGGCTTTGGTGGCGCGTTTGCCGGTGTCGCGCGGCTGCGCGTCGAGCGTGATGGCGTCCATGATGGGTGGCTTCGTAGGCCGGGTTCGTTACGGAATGAACAGCGTGGAGACGGACTCGTCGGCGTAGATCCGGTGGATGGCGTCGGCGAAGTGGTCGGCGACGGAGATCACCTCGATCTTGTCCGAGGTCCGGTGGAGCGGGACGGTGTCGGTGACGAGCAGGCGGCGGATCGGCGAGGCCTCGATGCGCTCGTAGGCCGGGCCGGAGAGGAGCGCGTGGGTCGCCGCCGCCTCGATCGAGAGCGCGCCCGCGTCGAGGAGCGCTTCGGCGGCCGAGACGAGCGTGCCGGCGGTGTCGACCATGTCGTCGAGGAGGAGGACGTTCTTGCCCTCCACCTCGCCGATGATGCGCATCACCTCGGCGACGTTCTGGCGCGGCCGGCGCTTGTCGATGAGGGCGAGGTCGGAGCCGAGGCGTTTGGCGTAGGCCCGCGCCAGCTTGAGCGAGCCCACGTCCGGGGCGACGACGACGAGGTTCTCCGCCGTCCGGTCGCGCAGGTGCTCGATCAGCACCGCCGAGCCGTAGAGGTGATCGACGGGGATGTCGAAGAAGCCCTGGAGCTGCGAGGCGTGGAGGTCCATCGTCAGCACCCGGTCCACGCCGACGGTCGTGAGGACGTTAGCGAGCGCCTTCGAGGCAATCGAGACGCGGGGCTGGTCCTTGCGGTCCTGCCGGGCGTAGCCGAAGTATGGCATCACCGCCGTGACGCGCGCCGCGCTCGCCCGCTTCGCGGCGTCGATCAAGAAGAGGAGCTCCAGCCAGTTGTCCGCCGGCGGCGGCGTCGTCTGGATGATGAAGAGGTCGGTCCCGCGAATCGACTCGTCGTAGCGGACGTAGATCTCACCGTCGGAGAAGTCCTTGATCGTGACGCCGCCGAGTTCCTGGCCGTAGGCGCGGGCGATGGCCTCGGCGAGCGCCGGGTGGGAGCGCCCGGCGAAGAGCGAGATCGGGAGGTCGTTGGGGAACACGAGGTGGGTGCGGGTGGAAACAAAAAAGCCCGCCGGCGAGGACGGAGCGGAGCGGTTGCCCGGGGAGGACTCGAACCCCCACTAACAGGACCAAAACCTGCTGTGCTGCCATTACACCACCGGGCAGGAAGCCGGCGAGCGCGAGCGCCCCGCCTCCATAGACCTCTAAAAATAGCGATCCGCGCCGCCCGCTGTCAACGTCGCTGCGGCCCCCGAATGCCTCTCCGGCGGACCTGGGCTGCGGCATCCGCCCGCTGTACCCTAGTTTGCAGGGCTCGCCCCACCCGCCGCGCCGCCACCCCGTCCCAATTCCTCCGGTCCTCGCCTCGATTTCGCGTCGCCTTCACGCGCTTCCGTCACCGGCCCACCGCTTTCCTCTCCCCGCTCTCCGATGGACGAACGCAACGCCATCGGCGTCGTCGGCGGCCTCGGCCCCTACGCCGGCCTCGACCTCGTCAAGAAAGTCTTCGACAACACCGACGCCTCGACCGACCAGGAGCACCTGCCGGTGGTACTGGTCTCGTACCCCGGCCACTTCCCCGACCGCTCGGCCTTCGTCGCCGACCCGTCGCAACCGAGCCCGGTCCCGGCGCTCCTCAACGTGCTCCGGCGGCTGGACGACGCCGGCTGCGCGATTGCCGGGATGCCATGCAACACCGCTCACTCGCCCGTCATCTACGACCCGCTCCTGGAGACGATGGAGCGTGAGGGCCGGGCGATCCGGCTCGTCAGCATCATCGAAGCCTGCGCCGAGGCCGCGCTGCGGCGCGACGCCGACATCCGGCGCGTGGGCGTGCTCGCCACGAACTCGTCGCTGCAGGGGCGGCTGCACTCGCTGGCCCTAGAGGCGGTCGGGCTGGAGGGCGTGCAACCGGAATGGACCTACCAGGACGAGTACCTGAACCCGGTGATCTTCGACGAGACGTGGGGCCTCAAGGCGCAGAGCGACCCGCCGACCGACGAGGCCCGGAGCCGCCTCCTCGACGGCATCCGCCACCTCCACGCGCGCGGGGCCGACGCCGTCGTCCTCGGCTGCACCGAGCTACCCCTCGCCGTCCCCGAGCCGGCGTTCGAGGGTATCCCGATCATCGACTCGACGAACGCCCTCGCCCGGGCGCTCATCCGGGCCACGCACCCACACAAGCTCAAGCCGCTGCCCGAGGCGCTCGCGGAGAAAGCCGAGGGGTGAATAGGTTCGGCGTGGAGAGCGAGAAAGGTTGGTTCGGCGTGGAGAGGACAGGGGGCCGTCCGTGCCCGGCGCGTCGCACTTTCGGCCGCTCGCTTTCTTCGCTGATACTCTCGACGACTACTGTTCATGACGCGATTCCTCGGCTTTCTCCTTGCCCTCCTCGCCTGCACTGCTGATCCTGTCGCCGCGCAGGTGTGCAACGGCGACATCACGCTCGAAACGCAGGCTGAGGTCGACGCTTTCGACTGCGCTGAGGTGACCGGCAACCTATTTATCGCTGGCTTCTTGGATAATACGAGCATCACAGATCTGTCTCCACTCTCCAACCTCGCCTCCGTCGGTGGAGACATCAACATCTCCGAAAACGACGCGCTCGCCTCGCTCGACGGACTCGACGGCATCGCCTCCGTCGACGGAAACCTCCGCATCTCTCTTAACGACGCGCTCGCTTCGCTCGATGGGCTCGACAACATCACCTCCGTCGGCGGAGGCTTACTCATTGATATCAACGACGCGCTCGCCACGCTCGACGGACTCAGCAACCTCTCTTCCCTCGACGAAGACCTCATAATCATTGGCAACGCCTCGCTTACATCGCTAGACGCACTCGGCAACCTCTCTTCCCTCGGCGAAGACCTCGACATCAGAGGCAACGCCGCGCTCACTTCGCTCGACGGACTCGACAACCTCGACTCCATCGGCCGCAACCTACTCATCGAGTTCAACGCCGCGCTGCGCCAGTGCTCGTGTGGCCTCGCTGGCCTCATCTCCGGCGATCCGCCTACCTTCTCCGGCATCGATGACAACATTACCATCGCGGAGAATGACCCCGATGGACAGTGCAACAGCCCGCAGCAGGTCCTCGATGACATCTGCCCCACCACGGACGCCGAACCGACAGACAACACACTCCCCGAGGCGTTCGTGCTGGAGGCGGTCTACCCGAACCCGTTCGCAGGCGTCGCCACCGTCGGCTTCTCGCTGCCCGAGGCCGCGGCCGTCCGGGTCGTGGTCTACGACGCTGCCGGGCGCGAGGTGGCCGTGCTCGTCGACGGGCCGCTGCCAGCGGGTCGGCACACGGCGTCGTTCGAGGCGGCCGGGCGGGCGAGCGGGACGTACCTCGTGCGCCTGGAAGCCGGTGGGTACCGCGCGACGCAGCCGCTGACGCTCGTGCGGTAGCGCCTCGCAACGGTGCGCAGCCCTTTCGGACCCCCGTTTGACAGGAGGAGCCGCTACATTTACCTATTTTCCCGAGCCATAGCTCTCCCCCGTCATCCCTGCGCAGGCGCTGCCAGGGCTGGGGTGTTCACAGAAGGAAACGATTCTACACCCCCAACCCCGATATGCGTCATTCCCGCGAAGGCGGGAATCTATACCCACCGTTGCTTGGATTCCCACCTTCGTGGGACCGCGCAGCAGCGGAGTAAGCCCATGACGTTGTTGTTGGGGGCGAAGTAGTTTGTGCAAACCTATCCCCACCAGCGCGCAGGCGGGGATCCATGCTACGCCCCACCGTGCCACGCCCCGGCTTCGTCTACCTCCTCGCCAGCCGCCCCAACGGCACGCTCTACATCGGCGTGACGAGCCACCTCGCCCGCCGCGTCTGGGAGCACCGGAACGATCTCGCCGAGGGGTTCACCCGTCGCTACGGCGTCCACCGCCTCGTTTACTTCGAGCGCTACGACAACATCCGCGACGCCATCGAGCGCGAGAAGCGCCTGAAAAAGTGGCGGCGAGCGTGGAAGCTCCGACTGGTCCGCGAGGCGAACCCGGCGTGGGAGGACCTCTACGCGGCGGTGGTCGATTCTGCGGTCCCACCGGAGGGGATGCCGGGCCGGGAGGTGATTATGGGTTCCCGCCTGCGCGGGAATGACAGATAGGCAAAGAAGGCCATAGTCCTGGAAGGCGACGGTCTTGCTCTTGACAAGGGAGACAGCCGCGTGCAGCCTCCTGCGAAGGGATACGTCCCGGAGCAGGTGCAAGCGCGGCGGGGGGTCAGCCTTCCCCGCTCTCCACGCCCCTTTCTCCACCGATTCCCTCCCCTTCCCCGCGGTGGTGCTATATTCCCGCATCATTTTTCCGCGCCCGTCCCCCTCTCCCCTCAGCGCTGCCTATGCAGAGATTGGCTACCGAACGCTTCTAAGTCTCTCCGACCTGTACGATGCTCAAAGAGCGTAGCCGCCTGCTGCAACGCCTCCTGTTCGCCGCCGACCTCGTCCTGATCGCCCTGGCGTGGACGCTGGCGTGGGTGCTCCGGTTCGAACTGCTGACCCCGCCGGAGTGGATCCCGCTGGAGCGCTACCTCGGCTACGTGCCGGCCGTCCTCGTGATTTGGGGCGCGGTCTTTCTGCTGTCCGGGCTCTACCAGACCCGCCGGGCGCAGCGCCTCCCCCTCGTCGTCTTCGCCGTGGCGCGGGCGGTGACACTCGGCCTCTTCGCCTCGGTGGCGGCGGTGTTCTTCTACCGCGAGTTCTCGTTCTCGCGCCTGCACATGCTGGCCTTCGGGGTGCTGACCTCGGCCTTTCTGATCCTGCTGCGGCTCTCGATCTACGCCGCCCTGCGCCGGGCGCGGCTCCGGGGCCACAACCTCCGCCGCGTCCTCGTGGTCGGGGCCGGGCGGGCCGGGGAGCGGCTGGCGAACGCGTTCCGGCAGTACCCCTGGATGGGCTTCGAGGTCGTCGGCTTTCTCGACGACGAGAAGGCCGGCACGCCGGGCGTGCTCGGGACGGTGGACGACTTCGTCGCGGTGATGGACGACCTCAAGGACCGGGGTCAGACCGTCGACCTCGTCTACGTCTGCCTCCCGTCGTGGGCGGCGGGCAAGGTCGAGCGCCTGATCGACGACGCGGCGACGCGCCTCGCGCACGTCTGCCTCGTCCCCGACCTCTTCCAGTTCGAGATGATCCTCAACAGCCGGGTCTCGGACATCGACGGGCTGCCG
This region includes:
- the pth gene encoding aminoacyl-tRNA hydrolase, encoding MPRAKRIIIGLGNPGPDYEGTRHNAGFMVADAVARKAGLAFEIGGGPFASAWGSYRGTPLGVAKPLDFMNRSGTAARKLVALARVEVEDLLVVYDDLALDLGRVRLRPGGSAGGHNGVQDIIDRLNSSNFPRLRVGIGSSFSRGRQVDYVLAPFGRDEQPVIEDAVATATEAALAFVREGLTAAMNRYNRK
- a CDS encoding type II toxin-antitoxin system VapC family toxin, coding for MSLVVVDASVAAKWLFEEEHSEAAARLRAPGFDLHAPDFVQVELVNLVAKNERRGILTHAEAHDAARLVHALPLQSYAWQDLLGPAFELAIETKRSVYDCLYLALADALGGALVTADRKFYDALQATSRAARLLWVEDIPA
- a CDS encoding 50S ribosomal protein L25 yields the protein MDAITLDAQPRDTGKRATKAIRRAEEVPCVLYGQHTDPVHFRVPILGLRSLIYTAETHVVSVTVDGESHDAIVKNIDFHPVTDVPIHMDFLALTAGETLDMTVPVVTVGIAAGVKAGGILSQPLNELEIRCLPRDIPGQVEVDVTDLEIGDSVHVAVLEVENVEVLTDEARTVVSITAPRAEEEPEEEDGLLLEGEDGAEAADGEQAEAAADAGAEGESEDN
- a CDS encoding sodium-translocating pyrophosphatase produces the protein MDEQLLTFLIPIAGALAIGYAFIRAQWVGKQDVGTERMAEIANDIAEGAQAFLRREYRVLSIFVIAVAALLAFANMGRADSSPLIALSFIVGAFCSALAGFVGMRVATKANVRTTNAARTGLGPALNVAFAGGLVMGLSVVGLGILGLGVLFIVYQGLFLDTSSTAMLAESIGTVINVLAGFSLGASSIALFARVGGGIYTKAADVGADLAGKVYEGIPEDDPRNPATIADNVGDNVGDVAGMGADLFESYVGSIIGTMVLGAAFIPTLAAEGAMPLGAVLLPLVLAAVGIVVSIVGSFFVKVKEGGNPQRGLNIGEFGAAAIMAVLSFFIIGFMLPAQFSAETPIVGAFEYTSLKIFFAVVIGLASGTAIGLITEYYTATHTKPVTGIAKQSITGSATNIIAGLGVGMYSTGGPTLVLVLAIIGAYSFAGLYGIAIAALGMLSVTGIQLAVDAYGPISDNAGGIAEMAELPPEVRDRTDTLDAVGNTTAAIGKGFAIGSAALTALALFAAFMQQAGIEAINVANPIILSGVLLGAMLPFVFSAMAMGAVGRAAGDMIKEVGRQFAEIQGLREGTAKADHKRCVDISTAAAIREMVLPGLLAVTVPVIIGFIDKNMLGGLLVGVTVSGVLMAIFQSNAGGAWDNAKKRIEGGVSFDGTTYGKGTEVHKAAVVGDTVGDPLKDTSGPSLNILVKLIAVVALVIAPLIA
- a CDS encoding T9SS type A sorting domain-containing protein; the encoded protein is MPTEELAVEIEHLGLVGEPTAGSTVELELRYHAHVSGNGEVTLRFPGSITPVGYQGSERVLRQPVQLVAGQTRTVRRTMRVEGVGGSLVSVSVAALDVSPEVHPSASRYLSVESEASEARVYTWDAPGTEEKRTTLDQEHVVDESSGRTTYTISLSGKILTPTPDPEFGVRGLYNATVRLYFRDSSDPFSYSYLYKPAGPDVRHKTYDDLDDEGRFSFNFTLNGDLSAFDQIVVVPSSFSYAADMVPPPGGLALYNINGTLVRATFSLAESATFPIDASSTTVSGYDDATVNMNYGAILRYMALARDFAITRYGGTPPFSLPPVRVNLEPGLSAPGRFLLYNPLPTALIQINPDNGVTFDTIAHEYGHYASYNMWGRDAVRYGLRESYVREGWAIFYSFATRNYANDQYGDDLNVFDSNLERGPFDSPRFLGISYRTTEPENSATACLLWNLYDGYNGGAFESFRYDSGDNDDVSGYQLRLFETVRTTGASIFDTVGALDLMNEFNNGLDADVQNSVGQVYNSMLCPGFPIIECDFGDPPPAPLKMLAPQVKNLRGSSSSGSITLRWEPQTYASSPFYANGPAGYRIYRGSTPVATVSPQTTSHTFNGADGTYSITAFNEAGESANPPSRNVRRLNVRINGPDIVQGGQTYVWTAGVSGGRPPYSYEWEYFYTCNTPPPGCGGTRPVCFSKGTGSDANLAVEQDGGGVPFGPSAPTCNAWVQASTTSSLSNFTVNDHSSVTGLRLRLSARDSDGTRKSTTNQLFYSHSRPSESEVEVEAGAGASPPEAYALSGVTPNPSRGEAVVSFALPEAAEVRLTLYDLLGRAVTDLAKGPYEAGHHAARLDGRGLPAGVYVVRLTATGAAERFAETSRVTLLR